A window of the Lactuca sativa cultivar Salinas chromosome 7, Lsat_Salinas_v11, whole genome shotgun sequence genome harbors these coding sequences:
- the LOC111919058 gene encoding uncharacterized protein LOC111919058 has translation MNSIDLKFEKTNAMFRFRRFQSLTNLFRFMEMFVFFVLASKLSCQLPFAIRVSVEHFRGVSFAFFSPRFVFVIGNVIILILLFKSKVTENGDLNGNIDVYDEYVKRCEKNVVNPGNILTVATTEIVPSEEKKICRSQSEKLMIVNRKDNQTHRELRRSVTERNMSKKIDRGGCVTVVEEKSCAADELSGEEFRRTVEAFIARQQQSLRDEELTQLAYIGA, from the coding sequence ATGAATTCTATcgatttgaaatttgaaaagacCAACGCCATGTTCCGATTCCGAAGGTTTCAAAGTCTCACGAATCTATTTCGATTCATGGAGATGTTTGTTTTCTTTGTGTTAGCTTCAAAGTTATCTTGTCAACTTCCGTTCGCCATTAGAGTCTCCGTTGAGCATTTCAGGGGAGTTTCCTTCGCTTTTTTTAGCCCGAGGTTTGTTTTTGTGATTGGAAACGTGATTATCTTAATtctattattcaaatctaaagttacTGAAAATGGAGATCTCAACGGAAATATCGATGTTTACGATGAGTATGTTAAGAGATGCGAGAAGAACGTAGTAAACCCCGGTAACATTTTAACTGTAGCTACTACTGAAATTGTTCCGAGTGAAGAGAAGAAGATTTGCAGGAGTCAATCGGAGAAACTTATGATCGTGAATAGAAAGGACAATCAAACTCACCGGGAATTAAGACGCTCGGTGACGGAGAGAAACATGTCGAAGAAGATTGATCGTGGTGGCTGTGTGACTGTGGTAGAGGAGAAGAGTTGCGCAGCGGATGAATTGAGTGGCGAAGAGTTCCGGCGGACGGTGGAGGCATTTATTGCGAGGCAGCAACAATCGCTTCGTGATGAAGAGTTGACTCAGCTAGCATATATCGGTGCATAA